One Robbsia sp. KACC 23696 DNA segment encodes these proteins:
- a CDS encoding ABC transporter permease gives MIDRVLPFIGPIVLFVIWDLVVRAGLIKAILLPSPEDTLIALVTGLAGGALLQDFLITCGRTLEAFAIAAVIGMPLGILLGSNERAYRSVEFLIDFFRSTPSSALIPLFLLIFGTSDINKVAIAAFGAVLIVIFNSAYGVMNARKQRVMAAKVMGASRWRIFKDVLLWESLQPSFVGLRSAVSMALVIVIVAEMFIGSESGLGHTIIDAQQVLNVKTMYAAILSAGMLGYVLNIVFLVLERRVVHWSGR, from the coding sequence ATGATCGATCGCGTGCTGCCGTTCATCGGTCCGATCGTGCTGTTCGTCATCTGGGACCTCGTCGTGCGGGCCGGGCTGATCAAGGCGATCCTGCTGCCGAGTCCCGAGGACACGTTGATCGCCTTGGTCACGGGGTTGGCAGGCGGTGCCTTATTACAGGACTTCCTGATCACCTGCGGGCGCACATTGGAAGCGTTCGCGATTGCCGCTGTTATCGGGATGCCGCTCGGTATTCTGCTTGGCAGTAACGAGCGAGCGTATCGGAGCGTCGAGTTTCTGATCGACTTTTTCCGCTCGACGCCTTCGTCGGCATTGATTCCTTTATTCCTGTTGATTTTTGGGACGTCGGATATCAACAAGGTCGCGATTGCGGCATTCGGCGCCGTGCTGATTGTCATTTTCAACAGCGCGTACGGCGTGATGAATGCGCGTAAACAGCGTGTGATGGCGGCCAAGGTGATGGGCGCATCGCGGTGGCGGATTTTCAAGGACGTGTTGTTGTGGGAGAGTTTGCAGCCCAGTTTCGTCGGCTTGCGCTCGGCGGTATCGATGGCGCTGGTGATCGTGATCGTCGCGGAAATGTTTATCGGCTCGGAAAGCGGTTTGGGTCACACGATCATCGACGCGCAGCAAGTGCTGAATGTCAAAACCATGTATGCCGCCATCCTCTCGGCGGGCATGCTGGGTTATGTGTTGAACATCGTGTTCCTGGTGCTGGAGCGACGGGTAGTGCATTGGAGCGGCCGATAA
- a CDS encoding ABC transporter substrate-binding protein, which produces MRRSPSSAPAAHSAESLTASSDAPIGTTASEISNPTRRRLLLTGAATLGALAAPAIVRAQSMPKIRIGYWPVAAGLPFFAAVEKGYFKDAGLDVEPLRFAGAQQVMEAMLSGRGDGSANGVGTANLAIGAIAQPGLFKIFCTNPSNAKDVLEEFLVPKSSTISSVAGLAGKKVACGPGIQNVTLAKTMLERAGAKGANVIELPIAQHVAAIAAGQVDGCYTLEPTGTVGRLNGTTRVLEAGVVSHYILGDPMAPWHGGAASLTSDFIKKNPEASTKFIAAYKRGVTLVRQQPDEARQYLKGYTAIEGALTKEVPLAAYMMYDEFKASDAAYFQKFYDLFTEKKIFSQKVDVGPLIYKA; this is translated from the coding sequence ATGCGTCGCTCTCCGTCCTCCGCTCCTGCCGCACACTCCGCTGAATCCCTGACCGCGTCATCAGACGCCCCTATTGGAACGACTGCTTCCGAGATCAGCAACCCGACGCGCCGCCGCCTTCTGCTGACGGGCGCGGCGACATTGGGTGCGCTGGCTGCGCCGGCGATCGTGCGTGCGCAAAGCATGCCGAAGATCCGCATTGGTTACTGGCCGGTAGCCGCGGGCCTGCCGTTTTTCGCGGCAGTCGAAAAGGGGTATTTCAAAGACGCAGGGTTGGACGTCGAGCCGCTGCGTTTTGCCGGTGCGCAGCAGGTGATGGAAGCGATGTTGTCGGGGCGCGGCGATGGCAGTGCAAACGGTGTGGGCACGGCGAATTTGGCGATCGGCGCGATCGCTCAGCCGGGTCTGTTCAAGATTTTCTGTACGAACCCGAGCAATGCGAAGGACGTGCTCGAAGAGTTCCTTGTCCCGAAATCCAGTACGATCTCAAGCGTCGCGGGACTTGCGGGGAAGAAAGTCGCCTGCGGCCCCGGCATCCAGAACGTCACGCTCGCCAAGACGATGCTCGAACGGGCCGGCGCGAAGGGTGCCAACGTCATCGAGTTGCCCATTGCCCAGCACGTCGCCGCCATCGCGGCGGGGCAGGTGGACGGCTGCTATACGCTTGAGCCGACAGGCACGGTGGGACGCTTGAACGGCACGACGCGCGTGTTGGAGGCCGGGGTTGTCTCGCATTACATCCTGGGTGACCCCATGGCGCCGTGGCATGGTGGCGCCGCCTCGCTCACCAGCGACTTCATCAAGAAAAATCCCGAAGCCTCAACCAAGTTCATCGCCGCGTATAAGCGCGGCGTCACCTTGGTGCGGCAACAGCCGGACGAGGCGCGTCAATATTTGAAGGGCTATACGGCGATCGAAGGCGCGTTGACGAAGGAAGTCCCGCTGGCTGCCTACATGATGTACGACGAATTCAAGGCCAGCGACGCCGCCTACTTCCAGAAGTTCTACGACTTGTTCACCGAGAAGAAAATATTCTCGCAGAAAGTGGACGTCGGTCCGCTGATCTACAAGGCTTGA
- the atzF gene encoding allophanate hydrolase gives MATVSASPSADAALPFTISGILSAYRLGQLTPSDIVRATLARIDAFDRDEVWIARFAPSILLDRAAALDALLTEHGAAILERMPLFGIPFAVKDNIDVAELQTTAGCPPFAYEPAGSAFAVQCLLNSGAIAIGKTNLDQFATGLVGTRSPYGAVRNTFAPERVSGGSSSGSAVAVAGRCVAFSLGTDTAGSGRVPAGFNGLVGLKPSLGLVSKAGVVPACRTLDTISIFAHDVDDAWRVLTQMARFDENDAYARRVTPLGLPHAPLRLGVPDTLAFYGDTHAEAAFANTRTAILDTLGCAAETIPFAPLARVSALLYDGPWVAERRAAVGAFFDQSHDAIDPTVAKVIAKADNFSAVDAFNGLYELAELRRSAEALFETIDVLLVPTTPTHPLIADVQADPIALNSQLGYYTNFVNLLDLAALSVPCLARDDGLPAGVTLIAPSGADRRLAVLGAQIQASFAGRASRHAAALTTQGIAATADAFSPNEMPLPFQEPTVALAVVGAHLRGQPLNWQLQEAGARFIKTAHTAPIYRLYALRNTVPMKPGLMRVDAANSAAPAGQAIEVEVWEVPLRTFGKFVMDVPAPLGIGTVQLQDAVQIGDTPASNTVKGFICEAAALSGDPAITPDITSFVGWRAYLQS, from the coding sequence ATGGCCACCGTTTCTGCTTCCCCTTCCGCCGACGCGGCACTGCCTTTTACGATCTCCGGCATCCTGTCCGCCTACCGCCTCGGGCAATTGACGCCCAGCGACATCGTGCGCGCGACGCTGGCTCGCATCGACGCGTTTGATCGGGACGAGGTTTGGATCGCGCGCTTTGCGCCGTCGATTCTGTTAGATCGGGCAGCGGCATTGGACGCCTTGCTCACAGAACATGGCGCGGCAATTCTGGAACGCATGCCGCTGTTCGGCATTCCCTTCGCCGTAAAGGACAATATCGACGTGGCGGAGCTGCAAACCACGGCCGGCTGCCCGCCCTTTGCGTACGAACCGGCCGGATCCGCTTTCGCGGTGCAATGCCTGCTGAACAGTGGCGCGATCGCGATCGGCAAAACGAACCTCGATCAATTCGCCACCGGCCTGGTAGGTACCCGCTCGCCCTACGGCGCGGTCCGCAATACCTTCGCGCCGGAACGCGTCTCGGGCGGCTCGAGCTCAGGTTCCGCCGTGGCGGTGGCGGGACGGTGCGTCGCTTTCTCGCTGGGCACCGATACGGCAGGCTCCGGGCGCGTGCCGGCCGGCTTCAATGGCCTGGTCGGGCTGAAGCCATCGCTCGGGCTGGTGAGCAAGGCGGGCGTGGTGCCGGCCTGCCGAACACTCGATACGATTTCGATCTTCGCCCATGACGTCGACGACGCCTGGCGCGTGCTGACCCAGATGGCCCGCTTCGATGAGAACGATGCCTACGCACGGCGCGTGACGCCGCTGGGCCTTCCTCACGCCCCGCTCCGTCTGGGCGTGCCGGACACGCTCGCATTCTATGGCGACACGCACGCGGAAGCCGCCTTCGCCAACACGCGCACCGCGATCCTGGATACGCTCGGGTGTGCCGCCGAAACGATCCCCTTCGCGCCACTGGCCCGCGTCTCGGCGTTGCTTTATGACGGACCCTGGGTGGCGGAAAGACGGGCCGCAGTAGGCGCGTTCTTCGATCAGTCACATGACGCTATCGATCCGACCGTCGCAAAAGTCATCGCCAAGGCCGACAACTTCAGCGCGGTAGATGCGTTCAACGGCCTCTACGAATTGGCCGAACTACGTCGCTCTGCGGAAGCCCTTTTTGAGACAATCGATGTCTTACTCGTGCCGACAACGCCGACGCATCCGTTGATCGCCGATGTCCAAGCCGATCCGATCGCACTGAACAGCCAGCTTGGCTATTACACGAACTTCGTCAATCTGCTGGATCTGGCCGCGCTGTCGGTGCCCTGCCTCGCGCGCGACGATGGCTTGCCCGCAGGCGTGACCCTGATCGCGCCGAGCGGCGCGGATCGACGCCTCGCCGTACTCGGCGCGCAAATCCAGGCCTCGTTCGCAGGGCGCGCATCGCGCCACGCCGCCGCCCTCACGACGCAGGGCATTGCGGCTACCGCGGACGCTTTCTCTCCAAACGAGATGCCGCTACCTTTTCAGGAGCCAACGGTCGCACTCGCCGTCGTCGGGGCGCATCTACGCGGACAGCCGCTGAACTGGCAACTGCAAGAGGCCGGCGCACGCTTTATCAAGACAGCACATACGGCGCCGATCTACCGTCTCTACGCGCTGCGCAATACCGTACCGATGAAACCCGGCCTGATGCGAGTCGATGCGGCAAACAGCGCCGCACCCGCAGGACAAGCCATCGAGGTGGAAGTCTGGGAAGTGCCCCTGCGCACCTTCGGCAAGTTCGTCATGGACGTTCCGGCGCCGCTCGGCATCGGCACCGTGCAATTACAAGATGCCGTACAGATCGGCGATACGCCAGCCAGCAATACGGTGAAAGGCTTCATCTGCGAAGCGGCGGCACTAAGCGGGGATCCAGCCATCACGCCCGACATCACGTCATTCGTCGGATGGCGTGCCTATCTACAAAGCTAG
- a CDS encoding isochorismatase family cysteine hydrolase: protein MKQFIAAKPYPWPYDGDLRPNNTALVIIDMQTDFCGHGGYVDKMGYDLRLTRAPIAPISAVLDAMRPLGYTIIHTREGHRPDLSDLPANKRWRSRAAGTDGVGIGDDGPCGRILVRGEPGWQIIDELAPLPGEVIIDKPGKGSFYATDLELILRTRGIANLILTGITTDVCVHTTMREANDRGFECTVLADCCGATDVDNHDAALKMIQMQGGVFGTVSDSQALLATLAA from the coding sequence ATGAAGCAGTTCATCGCAGCGAAGCCTTATCCCTGGCCTTACGATGGCGATCTCCGTCCGAACAATACGGCGCTGGTCATCATCGACATGCAAACGGATTTCTGCGGCCATGGCGGATACGTCGATAAGATGGGCTATGACCTGCGTTTGACGCGCGCGCCGATCGCACCGATCTCCGCCGTTCTAGATGCGATGCGCCCTCTCGGTTATACGATCATTCATACGCGCGAAGGGCATCGTCCCGATCTGTCGGACCTGCCGGCCAATAAGCGCTGGCGAAGCCGCGCAGCCGGGACCGATGGCGTGGGTATCGGCGATGATGGGCCCTGCGGCAGGATCCTCGTGCGTGGCGAGCCTGGCTGGCAGATCATCGACGAACTCGCGCCGCTTCCCGGCGAGGTCATCATCGACAAGCCGGGCAAAGGTTCGTTCTACGCGACGGATCTCGAATTGATTCTGCGCACGCGCGGCATCGCCAACCTGATCCTGACCGGCATCACCACCGATGTGTGCGTGCATACGACGATGCGGGAAGCCAACGATCGCGGCTTCGAATGCACCGTGCTCGCCGATTGCTGCGGCGCGACCGATGTCGACAATCACGACGCCGCCCTGAAGATGATCCAGATGCAAGGTGGCGTGTTCGGCACTGTGTCGGACTCGCAGGCCTTGCTGGCAACCCTGGCTGCGTGA
- a CDS encoding isochorismatase family cysteine hydrolase: protein MTTCTIAALPGPFEFDTATTALVIIDMQRDFIEPGGFGAALGNDVTQLSNIVPTVQALLAWARGLGILVVHTRESHAPDLSDCPDAKRLRGEPNIRIGDPGPMGRILIRGEPGNAIIAELAPVAGEIVIDKPGKGAFYATRLGENLAERSITHLLFAGVTTEVCVQTSMREANDRGYACLLVTDATASYFPAFWQSTVDMLASQGGIIGWTAPFAAVRGAD, encoded by the coding sequence ATGACGACATGCACTATCGCGGCACTACCGGGACCGTTCGAATTCGACACGGCGACCACCGCTTTGGTGATCATCGATATGCAGCGCGACTTTATCGAGCCCGGCGGCTTTGGTGCGGCCTTGGGCAACGATGTCACGCAGTTGTCGAACATCGTTCCGACCGTCCAGGCCCTGCTGGCGTGGGCGCGCGGCCTGGGCATCCTGGTGGTTCACACGCGCGAATCGCATGCACCCGACCTGTCGGATTGTCCGGACGCCAAGCGACTCCGCGGCGAACCCAATATTCGCATCGGCGATCCTGGCCCGATGGGGCGGATCCTGATTCGGGGCGAACCGGGCAATGCTATCATCGCCGAACTCGCGCCGGTCGCCGGCGAGATTGTCATCGACAAGCCGGGCAAGGGCGCGTTTTACGCCACCCGGCTAGGCGAAAATCTGGCAGAACGCAGCATTACGCACCTGCTGTTCGCCGGTGTCACGACGGAGGTTTGCGTGCAGACGTCGATGCGCGAGGCGAACGATCGCGGCTATGCATGCCTGCTGGTGACGGACGCCACGGCCAGCTATTTCCCGGCCTTCTGGCAATCGACAGTAGACATGCTGGCCTCGCAAGGCGGGATCATCGGTTGGACCGCGCCCTTCGCGGCCGTACGCGGGGCCGATTGA
- a CDS encoding GntR family transcriptional regulator, which translates to MNDNSKASDASDELPAPGKTTSLRNAANPLAEQVYQKLKDDIFSFRLFPGDRFSESDIAQHYGVSRTPMRDGLFRLQREGYLEVGFRRGWKVAPINFEQLDQLYDLRIVLETAALERMTSASETARQVIDALKKVWCVPAEAREGDPVTMFAMDEHFHRQLIVSTGNAEMLRVHNDITERIRIVRRLDFLKQHRTTATYDEHAKMLNLISRNRLTEAVILLRSHVTQSKLEVRKITLSMLTDARESKQPFVN; encoded by the coding sequence ATGAATGACAATTCGAAGGCGTCGGATGCGTCTGACGAGTTGCCCGCGCCAGGCAAGACAACGAGCCTCAGGAATGCGGCGAACCCGCTTGCCGAACAGGTCTATCAAAAGCTGAAGGACGATATCTTCAGTTTTCGCCTCTTCCCCGGCGACCGCTTCTCTGAAAGCGATATCGCACAGCACTACGGCGTTTCTCGTACGCCGATGCGTGACGGCTTGTTCCGTCTGCAACGCGAAGGCTATCTCGAAGTAGGATTTCGTCGTGGCTGGAAAGTCGCGCCGATCAATTTCGAACAGCTCGACCAGCTCTACGATCTACGCATCGTGCTGGAAACGGCGGCGCTGGAGCGCATGACGTCGGCAAGCGAGACGGCGCGTCAGGTGATCGATGCATTGAAAAAGGTCTGGTGCGTGCCGGCGGAGGCGCGCGAGGGTGACCCGGTGACGATGTTCGCGATGGATGAGCATTTCCATCGGCAGTTGATCGTGTCGACAGGCAATGCCGAGATGCTGCGCGTCCATAACGATATCACCGAGCGTATCCGCATCGTGCGGCGCCTGGACTTCCTGAAGCAGCATCGCACGACGGCGACGTATGACGAGCACGCGAAGATGTTAAACCTGATCTCGCGGAATCGGCTAACCGAGGCGGTGATTCTGCTCCGCTCTCATGTCACCCAGAGCAAGCTCGAGGTCCGCAAGATTACGCTATCGATGCTGACCGATGCGCGCGAGAGCAAGCAACCGTTCGTGAACTAA
- a CDS encoding methyl-accepting chemotaxis protein encodes MKTSTKLLSLVGTALIGVAAIAGIALYFLNASLLDGRRAEVVNLLKKAEHIVQYYHDQQTNGTLTKEAAQAAAVQALNLANPDRVSYYWATDSGGVNIVHPNGDLIGKKLAGNQTTSGMSDVDAYRQGLAASHFAMIDLLVKRSADSPAVPKLQGVFEVPDWQWRVGTGFFYDDINTAFWRVARVLIGLSAALFVAVAVIAWAITRSVQKTLGGEPNEAAQFATQIAAGNLAADVHLGEGDQSSLMYALHGMRGRLRGLVEEIKHATDSIATGSNEIAQGNTDLSQRTEEQAASLQETASSMEQLTATVKMNADNAQQASRLAAEASSATSRGGEAVDQVIGTMRNISEQSQKIGSIISVIEGIAFQTNILALNAAVEAARAGEEGRGFAVVAGEVRTLAQRSASAAKDIKDLIGQSIARVDQGTGQVEVAGERMTEIVQSIRRVSDIMNEIAAASSEQSNGIEQVNLAVSQMDEVTQQNAALVEEAAAAAASLDQQADRLRDTVGVFRLA; translated from the coding sequence ATGAAGACCTCTACGAAATTACTGTCGCTTGTAGGCACCGCCCTGATCGGCGTGGCCGCTATCGCCGGCATCGCGCTGTATTTCCTCAATGCGTCGCTGCTTGACGGCCGTCGCGCGGAGGTCGTGAACCTGCTGAAGAAGGCCGAGCACATCGTTCAGTATTATCACGACCAACAAACCAATGGCACCCTGACGAAGGAAGCAGCGCAGGCCGCGGCGGTGCAGGCCTTGAACCTGGCCAATCCCGATCGCGTCAGCTATTACTGGGCGACCGACAGCGGGGGCGTCAACATCGTTCACCCGAACGGGGATCTCATCGGCAAGAAACTGGCGGGAAATCAAACCACCAGCGGCATGAGCGATGTGGATGCCTATCGCCAGGGCCTGGCGGCCAGTCACTTCGCGATGATCGACCTGCTGGTGAAGCGCAGCGCCGACTCGCCCGCCGTGCCGAAGCTGCAAGGCGTGTTCGAAGTGCCGGATTGGCAGTGGCGCGTGGGGACCGGCTTCTTTTATGACGATATCAATACCGCTTTCTGGCGCGTCGCGCGCGTGTTGATCGGCTTGTCCGCTGCGCTGTTTGTCGCCGTGGCCGTCATCGCGTGGGCGATCACCCGCAGCGTCCAGAAAACGCTCGGCGGCGAGCCGAACGAAGCAGCCCAATTCGCGACACAAATCGCCGCGGGCAACCTTGCCGCCGACGTGCATCTCGGCGAGGGCGACCAAAGCAGCTTGATGTATGCACTGCATGGCATGCGCGGGCGTCTGCGCGGTTTGGTGGAGGAGATCAAGCACGCGACCGATTCGATCGCAACAGGCTCGAACGAAATCGCGCAAGGTAATACCGATTTGTCGCAACGTACCGAGGAACAGGCCGCCTCGCTGCAGGAAACGGCGTCGAGCATGGAGCAACTGACGGCGACGGTGAAAATGAATGCCGACAACGCGCAGCAGGCCAGCCGTCTGGCGGCGGAAGCGTCGAGCGCGACGTCACGCGGCGGCGAAGCGGTGGATCAGGTCATCGGCACGATGCGCAATATCTCGGAACAATCGCAGAAAATCGGCAGCATCATCTCCGTGATCGAAGGCATCGCGTTCCAGACCAATATCCTGGCATTGAACGCCGCGGTGGAAGCGGCGCGCGCGGGCGAGGAAGGCCGTGGCTTCGCCGTGGTCGCAGGCGAAGTGCGCACCCTGGCGCAACGCAGCGCCAGTGCCGCGAAGGACATCAAGGACCTGATCGGTCAGTCGATCGCCCGCGTCGATCAAGGCACCGGTCAAGTCGAAGTGGCCGGCGAACGGATGACGGAAATCGTGCAATCGATCCGCCGCGTCAGCGACATCATGAACGAGATCGCCGCGGCATCGTCGGAACAGAGCAATGGCATCGAGCAGGTGAATCTCGCCGTCTCGCAAATGGACGAGGTCACGCAGCAGAACGCCGCGCTGGTCGAAGAAGCCGCAGCAGCAGCCGCATCGCTCGATCAACAGGCCGATCGCCTCCGCGATACGGTCGGCGTGTTCCGCCTGGCCTGA
- a CDS encoding DUF3597 domain-containing protein — protein MGLFDTLTSKLFGTAHAKGGDAPAGTPAAGGDAANAHADPLVLLREKAAKHPEKLDWEHSIVDLMKLVGMDHSLEARKKMAEEQKYPGDMSDSAAMNVWLHQQVLDSIAKRGSI, from the coding sequence ATGGGACTGTTCGATACCCTGACGTCAAAATTGTTCGGTACCGCCCACGCCAAGGGTGGTGATGCACCGGCCGGTACGCCTGCGGCAGGCGGCGATGCGGCTAACGCCCACGCGGATCCCCTGGTTCTGCTCCGCGAAAAAGCCGCCAAGCATCCCGAGAAGCTCGACTGGGAGCATTCGATCGTCGACCTGATGAAGCTGGTCGGCATGGATCACAGCCTGGAGGCGCGCAAGAAGATGGCTGAAGAACAGAAGTATCCGGGTGATATGAGCGACAGCGCGGCAATGAATGTCTGGTTGCATCAACAAGTGCTGGACTCCATCGCCAAACGCGGCAGCATCTGA
- a CDS encoding deaminated glutathione amidase has translation MKVAIGQYVVGKDPIANAEQASATIVQAHHAGAHLLVLPEMALALDAADPDLARRSAQPLTGPFVTTLRHASADAPGLTVVFTVPVPVEGNDTQDGGKAYNTQLALRDGKIVAEYRKIHLYDAFNMQESKRIAPGDAVPPLLDIDGMKVGMMTCYDVRFPELARRLAIDGADVLVLPSAWIKGPMKEWHWEVLCTARALENTCYMVACGECGPRNIGASMVIDPLGVCIARAAETPALLFAELLPQRIAEARAALPSLANRRFETPALAVNSHSR, from the coding sequence ATGAAAGTCGCCATCGGACAGTACGTCGTCGGAAAGGACCCCATTGCCAATGCCGAGCAGGCGTCGGCGACCATCGTGCAAGCGCATCACGCAGGCGCGCATCTACTCGTGCTGCCGGAGATGGCGCTGGCGCTGGATGCGGCGGACCCGGATCTCGCCCGCCGCAGCGCACAGCCCTTGACGGGGCCCTTCGTTACTACACTGCGTCACGCCAGTGCCGATGCACCCGGCTTGACCGTCGTCTTCACGGTCCCCGTGCCCGTCGAAGGCAACGACACGCAGGACGGCGGCAAGGCCTATAACACGCAGCTCGCGTTGCGCGACGGCAAGATCGTCGCCGAATACCGCAAGATTCACCTCTACGACGCCTTCAATATGCAGGAGTCGAAGCGCATTGCGCCGGGCGACGCGGTTCCGCCTCTGCTCGATATCGACGGCATGAAGGTCGGCATGATGACCTGCTACGACGTCCGTTTCCCGGAACTCGCGCGTCGGCTGGCGATCGATGGTGCGGACGTCCTCGTGCTGCCCTCGGCCTGGATCAAGGGGCCGATGAAGGAATGGCATTGGGAAGTGCTCTGCACCGCCCGCGCGCTGGAAAATACCTGTTATATGGTGGCGTGCGGCGAATGTGGGCCGCGCAATATCGGCGCGAGCATGGTCATCGATCCGCTGGGCGTCTGCATCGCGCGTGCCGCGGAAACCCCGGCGCTGCTGTTCGCGGAACTGCTGCCGCAACGCATCGCCGAGGCCCGCGCCGCGTTGCCGTCGCTGGCGAACCGACGCTTCGAAACGCCGGCGCTGGCCGTCAATTCACATTCGAGATGA
- a CDS encoding DUF3443 family protein, translating into MRFSSFPSVRRSRLSTVSTWLVGLLAACMLSACGGGGGGGGGGGGSSSSSTSTSAATSTIAAAASNVLTINVQQGPEAGLINAPFVTITVCAPNSSTCDTVDNVILDTGSVGLRVLASAVPNSLSALSRIQLASSSQYLAVCGQFLSGYTWGTGRLADIKMSGESASSVPIQVIADSAAGSAPSGCSSGSANNYTTAASMGGNAILGVEGMILDCGSACAATPTSSYWGCTSATACASPVSTAVPMSQQMTNPVSKFAVNNNGVIIEMPTISDSGAATATGAVVFGVGTQSNNAVGSATVLQTDSAFNFKSTYNGTTNSSAFVDTGSSVYYLDDSIATCTSSGLANWFCPTSTVTRSATFSSNVSGATGTYATSINIANASSTIGSKNYYAFNDLGYKQSGTMDFGLPFFYGKNVFVKMETASGLANGYLAFISNVN; encoded by the coding sequence ATGCGATTTTCTTCTTTCCCGAGCGTGCGTCGCTCGCGTCTTTCGACCGTATCGACCTGGCTGGTCGGCTTGCTTGCCGCCTGCATGCTGTCGGCCTGCGGCGGCGGCGGCGGCGGCGGCGGTGGCGGTGGCGGCTCGTCGTCCAGCAGCACATCGACAAGCGCCGCCACCAGCACGATCGCCGCGGCGGCCAGCAACGTTCTGACGATCAACGTTCAGCAAGGGCCGGAAGCCGGTCTGATCAATGCGCCGTTCGTCACCATCACTGTATGCGCGCCGAACAGTAGCACCTGCGACACCGTCGATAACGTGATCCTCGACACGGGCTCGGTCGGCTTACGCGTACTGGCGTCGGCCGTGCCGAACTCGCTGAGCGCGCTGTCGCGTATTCAATTGGCGTCGAGCAGCCAATACCTGGCCGTCTGCGGCCAGTTCCTCAGCGGTTATACCTGGGGCACGGGTCGCCTCGCCGATATCAAGATGAGTGGCGAATCGGCATCCAGCGTCCCGATCCAAGTGATCGCGGACTCGGCGGCGGGCTCTGCACCTAGCGGCTGTTCCTCTGGAAGCGCGAATAATTACACGACGGCGGCGTCAATGGGCGGTAACGCCATCCTGGGCGTGGAAGGTATGATCCTGGATTGCGGTTCGGCCTGCGCCGCTACGCCGACATCGTCGTATTGGGGATGTACGTCGGCGACCGCTTGCGCCAGCCCCGTGTCGACAGCCGTGCCGATGTCGCAGCAGATGACGAATCCGGTCTCAAAATTCGCCGTCAATAACAACGGCGTCATTATCGAGATGCCGACCATCTCGGATTCAGGAGCGGCCACGGCGACCGGGGCCGTGGTATTCGGTGTCGGTACGCAATCGAACAATGCCGTTGGAAGCGCCACGGTCCTACAGACCGACAGTGCGTTCAATTTCAAGTCGACCTATAACGGGACGACGAACTCGAGCGCCTTCGTCGACACCGGGTCGAGCGTCTATTACCTGGACGATTCGATTGCGACTTGTACGTCCAGCGGGCTGGCCAATTGGTTCTGTCCGACCAGTACCGTCACGCGCAGCGCCACGTTCTCGTCCAATGTGTCCGGCGCGACGGGAACGTATGCGACGTCGATCAATATTGCCAACGCGTCCAGCACGATCGGGAGCAAAAACTATTACGCCTTCAACGATCTGGGCTACAAGCAAAGCGGCACGATGGACTTCGGTCTGCCGTTCTTCTATGGCAAAAACGTGTTCGTGAAGATGGAAACGGCCAGCGGTCTGGCCAATGGCTATCTCGCTTTCATCTCGAATGTGAATTGA
- a CDS encoding DUF2844 domain-containing protein: MNSLAFLSTHFDSIRAQRGRRQAMTLAALSVLAIAVSPLAHADLGGAPQLPASAQLSATAVRSFQARTGTTALAAVTSTAASTASTYTVRQSTLADGTVEREYLNVDQTVFAAAFAGRFIPDLQSLLGSNAFTQYASARAAEHESDIANGAQRSRGTPVNVQTDNMVVQITGHPGAFSGRAWLPALVPTGMDTADIK; encoded by the coding sequence ATGAATTCATTGGCATTTCTTTCGACGCATTTCGATAGCATCCGAGCGCAACGGGGCCGCCGGCAAGCGATGACGCTCGCCGCGTTGTCGGTGCTGGCGATTGCCGTTAGCCCGCTCGCGCATGCCGATCTCGGTGGCGCGCCACAACTCCCCGCTTCGGCACAATTGTCGGCCACCGCGGTGCGATCATTCCAGGCGCGCACCGGGACAACGGCGCTAGCCGCCGTCACAAGTACGGCGGCGAGCACCGCGTCCACCTATACGGTGCGTCAGAGCACCTTGGCGGATGGGACGGTCGAGCGCGAATATCTGAACGTCGACCAGACCGTCTTTGCTGCCGCGTTTGCCGGGCGCTTCATTCCGGATTTGCAGTCCTTGCTTGGTAGCAATGCGTTCACGCAGTATGCGAGCGCTCGCGCGGCCGAACACGAATCCGATATCGCGAATGGCGCGCAACGGAGCCGCGGCACGCCGGTCAATGTGCAAACGGACAATATGGTGGTGCAGATCACCGGCCATCCGGGCGCTTTTTCAGGACGCGCTTGGCTCCCCGCCCTGGTGCCCACCGGCATGGACACCGCCGACATCAAATAA